The following are from one region of the Geoalkalibacter subterraneus genome:
- a CDS encoding TRAP transporter substrate-binding protein, with protein sequence MSGRIFNWLIVLALMVFIAPAGVSAEADPLASWTPDFDPSGAEYTYILSNVDHPSIEGIAVGYHIRDKVWERSNGRLFVDFRPLAQLGGERDVLQKLKLGAVQGMLCSSVAAANLAPGFGIVNLPFVVNTFEKLENFRNDPELFEPFSQAAAPQGVTAVDFTGYGSYGWASTSPVRTLEEAREVNFRIAEAPVNTDLYKAWSMKFTVMPWPDVPQALQTGVIDGLDHTPIVCGITRKFNIARYFTQVDYAQGLYIHLMNRRWLDRLPEDLRNILLDTIREESARARNLTKLQQEAQIAAARENGVTFFELSKKDRERLEELAAPVYEKWGKKIGEDYLEKVRTRLGD encoded by the coding sequence ATGTCAGGAAGAATCTTTAATTGGTTGATCGTTTTGGCTCTGATGGTTTTTATCGCACCTGCAGGGGTGAGTGCGGAAGCGGACCCTCTTGCCTCCTGGACGCCCGATTTCGATCCGAGCGGTGCCGAGTACACTTATATCCTCTCCAATGTCGACCATCCGTCCATCGAGGGGATCGCGGTTGGATATCATATCCGCGATAAAGTGTGGGAACGCTCCAACGGCCGTCTCTTTGTAGATTTTCGTCCGCTGGCGCAATTGGGCGGCGAGCGCGACGTATTGCAGAAGCTCAAGCTGGGGGCGGTACAGGGAATGCTCTGTTCATCGGTGGCGGCTGCCAATCTGGCGCCGGGGTTCGGCATCGTCAACCTTCCTTTCGTGGTCAATACTTTTGAAAAGTTGGAAAATTTCCGCAACGATCCTGAGCTGTTCGAGCCTTTTTCGCAGGCTGCCGCTCCCCAGGGGGTGACCGCGGTGGACTTTACCGGCTACGGCAGCTACGGCTGGGCCTCCACCTCCCCGGTGAGGACTCTCGAAGAAGCGCGCGAGGTCAATTTCCGCATTGCCGAGGCACCGGTCAATACCGATTTGTATAAAGCGTGGAGCATGAAGTTTACCGTCATGCCCTGGCCTGATGTGCCCCAGGCTTTGCAGACCGGGGTCATCGACGGGCTGGACCACACGCCTATCGTGTGCGGCATTACCCGTAAATTCAATATCGCCCGTTATTTCACCCAGGTCGACTATGCGCAGGGGCTTTACATTCACCTGATGAACCGACGCTGGCTTGACCGCTTGCCGGAGGATCTGCGCAATATCCTGCTGGACACCATCCGCGAGGAAAGCGCCCGCGCCCGCAACCTGACCAAGCTTCAGCAGGAAGCGCAGATCGCCGCCGCGCGTGAAAACGGAGTGACTTTTTTCGAGCTTTCCAAAAAGGATCGCGAACGTCTTGAAGAGCTGGCTGCCCCGGTATATGAAAAGTGGGGTAAGAAGATCGGTGAGGATTACCTGGAAAAAGTCCGCACGCGTCTGGGAGATTGA
- a CDS encoding class II SORL domain-containing protein, with the protein MSKPMQRRDFMVRSALTAGGVLLAANQVLAQKEKDFQGYYDVDKELFANINRVANPEEKTTLEKKHAPVIEAPDKVKSGEPFEVTVTVGEIVHPMGATHYIQRVQLYVGNEPAGRVDFSHQFNEPRARFTLKTDKPVTLVVREYCNLHGLWESRKQIALAD; encoded by the coding sequence TACGCAGCGCATTGACCGCCGGAGGCGTGCTGCTGGCAGCCAATCAGGTGCTGGCGCAGAAAGAGAAGGACTTCCAGGGATATTACGATGTCGACAAGGAGCTGTTTGCCAACATCAATCGGGTCGCAAATCCCGAGGAAAAGACGACCCTGGAAAAAAAACATGCACCCGTCATCGAGGCGCCGGACAAAGTCAAATCCGGCGAACCTTTCGAGGTGACAGTCACCGTGGGTGAAATCGTGCATCCCATGGGAGCGACGCATTATATCCAGAGGGTACAGCTCTATGTGGGCAACGAGCCGGCGGGACGAGTCGATTTTTCACATCAGTTCAATGAGCCGCGTGCCCGCTTCACCCTCAAAACCGACAAGCCGGTCACGCTTGTGGTGCGTGAGTACTGCAACCTGCACGGCCTGTGGGAGAGCCGCAAGCAGATCGCCCTCGCCGACTGA
- a CDS encoding universal stress protein: MNAKVLIPLDDSPTAEATLDYVLAHPTRFASPLILLHVVDVDRLAYRMIPDFQLNMVRDRARQAGEDFLSRQLQRVTAAGLQARTRLETGSPRKVIPRVAEEEEVGMLVIGRSHAGEIRDVLFGSVTNYVLHQVRCPVLLV, translated from the coding sequence ATGAATGCAAAAGTTCTCATTCCCCTCGACGATTCTCCCACAGCGGAAGCCACTCTCGACTATGTGCTGGCCCATCCGACGCGTTTCGCGTCACCGCTGATTCTGCTGCACGTGGTCGACGTGGATCGGCTGGCGTATCGGATGATCCCGGATTTTCAGCTCAATATGGTCAGGGATCGGGCACGTCAGGCGGGTGAGGACTTTCTGTCCAGGCAGCTGCAGCGTGTCACCGCCGCAGGGCTGCAGGCCAGAACCCGCCTTGAGACGGGCAGCCCGCGTAAAGTCATTCCACGGGTGGCTGAAGAGGAAGAGGTGGGGATGCTGGTGATCGGCCGCAGCCACGCCGGCGAGATCCGCGACGTGCTGTTCGGCTCGGTCACCAACTACGTGCTGCACCAGGTGCGCTGCCCTGTCCTCCTGGTCTGA
- a CDS encoding TRAP transporter substrate-binding protein: MHVKRWFVLSIFTLALCFASVSGGLAQEKTDPLSGWRPAFDPSGAQYTYILSNISHPAMEGVAVGYRIRDKVWERSDGRLFVDFRPLAQLGGERDVIGKLRLGAVHGMLSSSVAAANVAERLGIVNLPYVVDTFDKLEAFRNTPELWEPFRDSALGKGVMVVDITNYGPYGWATTVPVRTFDEAKGVNFRIAQAPVNTDLYKAWGLKFTVMPWPDVPQALQTGVIDGLDHTAIVSNITKKFTIAKHFTELNYAQGLFVHLMNKRWFDRLPQDLQEILLNVIAEESAAAREATRRQHEEQLALAREAGVSFHPLSAEDKARLINLAEPVVSKWGERIGPDYLQKVRETLGN, translated from the coding sequence ATGCACGTGAAAAGATGGTTCGTTCTGTCGATTTTTACTCTTGCCCTTTGTTTTGCTTCCGTATCGGGGGGGCTTGCCCAGGAGAAGACCGATCCGCTTTCGGGGTGGAGACCTGCGTTTGATCCGAGCGGTGCGCAATACACCTATATCCTGTCCAACATCTCCCATCCGGCGATGGAGGGGGTCGCTGTAGGCTACCGCATTCGCGACAAGGTGTGGGAGCGCTCCGACGGGCGTCTTTTCGTGGATTTCAGGCCGCTGGCGCAACTGGGCGGCGAGCGCGATGTGATCGGCAAGCTGCGTCTCGGAGCGGTGCACGGCATGCTCAGCTCCTCGGTGGCTGCCGCCAATGTGGCAGAGCGTCTCGGGATCGTCAATCTTCCCTATGTGGTGGATACCTTCGACAAGCTCGAGGCGTTCCGCAACACCCCCGAACTGTGGGAGCCGTTTCGCGACAGCGCCTTGGGCAAAGGGGTCATGGTCGTAGATATCACCAATTACGGGCCGTACGGCTGGGCGACAACGGTGCCGGTGCGCACCTTTGACGAGGCTAAAGGAGTTAATTTCCGCATAGCCCAGGCGCCGGTCAACACCGATCTGTACAAGGCGTGGGGATTGAAATTCACCGTCATGCCCTGGCCCGATGTGCCGCAGGCCTTGCAGACGGGGGTGATCGACGGCCTCGATCATACCGCTATCGTCTCCAACATCACAAAAAAGTTCACCATCGCCAAGCATTTCACCGAACTCAACTATGCCCAGGGGCTTTTCGTTCATCTGATGAACAAGCGCTGGTTTGATCGCCTGCCGCAGGACCTGCAGGAGATTCTGCTGAATGTGATTGCAGAGGAGAGCGCCGCAGCCCGCGAGGCGACCCGCCGGCAGCATGAGGAACAGCTCGCGTTGGCGCGGGAAGCAGGAGTCAGCTTTCACCCCCTGTCCGCAGAGGACAAGGCACGGCTTATCAACCTGGCCGAACCGGTGGTGAGCAAGTGGGGCGAACGCATCGGCCCCGACTATCTTCAAAAGGTTCGCGAGACTCTTGGCAACTGA
- a CDS encoding YgaP family membrane protein, which produces MTHKVFSERGDRHDHDHQSTINRLLRLVAGAFVTLTALLAAVHSPHWLWLTAFVGLNLVQSAFTNWCPMMAILRRTGH; this is translated from the coding sequence ATGACTCATAAGGTTTTTTCAGAAAGGGGAGACCGCCATGATCATGACCATCAATCGACCATCAATCGACTTCTGCGACTGGTTGCGGGCGCTTTCGTGACGTTGACGGCGTTGCTGGCAGCAGTTCACAGCCCGCACTGGCTGTGGCTGACCGCCTTTGTCGGCCTCAACCTTGTTCAAAGCGCCTTTACCAACTGGTGCCCCATGATGGCGATCCTGCGCCGCACGGGCCACTAG
- a CDS encoding TRAP transporter small permease — translation MKKVFRIIDRTLAFVEEWSLFLAVMVALCTAMANVLLRKFTADINLYWSDEVVRKVIYFTTYIGCVAAVRSRALIRIDAIPQLFPVTKRFLTLVSHLVVLVFCGLMIHLGGQMTWLIYQDEYARTTSLQMPEWILYAVLPLMGVMMFVRTLLVMVEDWRGERF, via the coding sequence TTGAAAAAAGTTTTCCGCATCATTGACCGAACTCTGGCGTTTGTGGAGGAGTGGTCGCTGTTTCTGGCGGTCATGGTGGCGCTGTGCACCGCCATGGCCAATGTCTTGCTACGCAAATTCACTGCCGACATCAACCTCTACTGGTCCGATGAGGTGGTGCGCAAGGTCATCTACTTTACCACCTATATCGGCTGTGTCGCCGCGGTGCGCTCCCGCGCACTGATCCGAATCGATGCCATCCCGCAGCTCTTTCCCGTCACCAAACGTTTTTTGACCCTGGTCAGCCATCTGGTCGTGCTGGTGTTCTGCGGTCTGATGATCCACCTTGGCGGGCAGATGACCTGGTTGATCTACCAGGATGAATATGCACGCACAACCAGCCTGCAGATGCCTGAGTGGATTCTCTATGCCGTGCTGCCGCTGATGGGCGTGATGATGTTTGTCCGGACCCTGCTGGTGATGGTGGAAGACTGGCGCGGGGAGAGGTTCTGA
- a CDS encoding TRAP transporter large permease, protein MEGGYLIILALLLGLLGATVPVFMALFFTGMIGLVWLVGIDPQIVIEVLYRSMDKFALVVVLFFVLCGNIMTTGSIVEKLIKAANCLVGWLPGGLAMAGILACGFFGAISGSTVATVVAIGGFMIPALVKNGYDERFSVGIMTTAPILGVIIPPSIAMILYAMVSNDALESLFLTGFLPGLLIMLAMSLYAYIVCKRQGMQPPPRPSAKETFKVMRESAWALFLPVLIFGGIYSGFFTANEAAVVACFYALFVEILIHRDLKLRDVKQVVVSSAVTSSTLLVIVAGASVFGEYLTFEQLPDKIANAVVASIQSPWVFLLAVNVLLLLIGMFMDIISATLILTPIFLPLLAKFGIDTMHFGLLMTINLGIGYCTPPLGVSLYISGATVDRNLLYVSRAVMPFLLIQIAILLLLTFWPDLVLLLPRLVYGYGS, encoded by the coding sequence ATGGAAGGCGGCTATCTCATCATCCTTGCGCTTCTTCTTGGTCTGCTTGGTGCCACGGTACCGGTGTTCATGGCTTTGTTTTTCACCGGCATGATCGGCCTGGTGTGGCTGGTCGGCATCGATCCACAGATTGTCATTGAAGTTCTCTATCGCAGCATGGACAAGTTCGCCCTGGTCGTGGTGCTGTTTTTCGTGCTGTGCGGCAACATCATGACCACCGGCAGCATTGTCGAAAAACTGATCAAGGCGGCCAACTGCCTGGTGGGATGGTTGCCCGGCGGTCTGGCCATGGCGGGGATTCTCGCCTGCGGCTTTTTCGGCGCCATTTCCGGTTCCACCGTGGCGACGGTGGTGGCGATCGGCGGCTTCATGATTCCAGCGCTGGTTAAAAACGGCTACGACGAGCGGTTTTCAGTGGGGATCATGACGACCGCCCCCATCCTCGGCGTCATCATTCCTCCCTCCATCGCCATGATTCTTTACGCCATGGTGTCCAATGATGCCCTGGAGTCGCTGTTTCTGACAGGGTTTCTGCCCGGCTTGCTGATTATGCTGGCCATGTCGCTCTACGCCTACATCGTCTGCAAGCGGCAGGGGATGCAGCCGCCGCCGCGGCCGAGCGCGAAAGAAACTTTCAAGGTCATGCGCGAGAGTGCCTGGGCGCTTTTTCTGCCGGTTCTGATTTTCGGAGGGATTTATTCCGGGTTTTTCACCGCCAACGAGGCGGCGGTGGTGGCCTGTTTTTATGCCCTGTTTGTTGAAATATTGATCCACCGCGACCTCAAGCTGCGCGATGTGAAGCAGGTCGTGGTTTCTTCTGCTGTGACCTCCTCGACATTGCTGGTGATTGTCGCCGGCGCATCGGTTTTCGGAGAATATCTGACGTTTGAGCAGCTCCCCGACAAGATCGCCAATGCGGTGGTGGCCAGCATTCAGTCTCCCTGGGTCTTTCTGCTGGCGGTCAACGTGCTGCTTCTGCTGATCGGCATGTTCATGGACATCATCTCCGCGACGCTGATCCTGACGCCCATCTTTCTGCCGCTGCTGGCCAAATTCGGCATCGACACCATGCATTTCGGCCTGCTGATGACCATCAATCTCGGTATCGGCTACTGCACACCGCCCTTGGGGGTGAGTCTGTACATTTCAGGCGCGACCGTGGATCGCAACCTGCTGTATGTCTCGCGCGCCGTCATGCCTTTTCTTCTGATCCAGATCGCCATCCTGCTGCTGCTGACCTTCTGGCCCGACCTGGTGCTGCTGCTGCCGCGCCTGGTGTATGGTTATGGAAGCTGA